One genomic window of Rubricoccus marinus includes the following:
- a CDS encoding hypothetical protein (type IV secretion system VirB4 family), whose product MSFLAAAAGTAVGALGAAGLNRLREHRNAEGLGSRALSDLLGWGFLVGEGVVLMKDGSFLAAWRFRGRDLASSTAGEVAALAEHVNAAVASYGDGWMVHVDAVRREAVGYADRERCHFPDPVSALVDEVRRARYTATEEHYETDAVLTLTYTPPGALTKRMERAVVQGRGNDGPDWDRLLGRFEREARDLEGRLASALRLERFGSEDLLRHLHECLTGLGHAVGVPGHGAYLDYALADQSFVGGFEPRIGAKHVRIIAVQGYPNTTRPGLADPLTRLPFPYRWSVRFLPFSPATASKVIGKSQLGWFQKRRGAGDWAKDMASKKKRETTELDLAFQDGNATAMVHDAGAARSANSGGEVRFGYLTVCAVVMADDAREADDRAQAVLKAIRDLGFTGRVEDVNAVDAFVGSLPGHGHANLRRPVLSTENVVDVLPLTAPWGGHREVPSGLFPEGSPPLLWAKTDGSTPFRLCLHEGDVGHTLVVGATGAGKSVLVGLILAQWRRYAGSRTVTFDVGYSHYVSGRAMGAAHYDLAGTVAHDAGDTEPVAMQPLRGVDRPDVRLWAVDWLEGLVEVQGERLSPDERGRLAHAVGLLAESPPEDRTLTALLVGLGDERLRALVRPYTLEGPYGQLFDADRDSFGSGTRPARADVQAATDGRGGGEDAVRHQVVELSHLVGMSDRVLVPALTYLFRRVEESLDGSPTLIVIEEAWAALMHGRFADRLRQWLLTLRKRNAAVVVVAHSPAQFRDGVKGAQLLVESCPTRIFLPNPDAAEPDTAALYRWLGLNDAEVARLARARKKRDYYVRSPSGARTFDLALGPVEMAFLGTLPGRSADETVREAARLAETEGERWPAEWLRLCGLDAEAEAVSLPSPETRATPPPPA is encoded by the coding sequence ATGAGTTTTCTAGCCGCTGCAGCGGGCACGGCCGTCGGCGCGCTCGGCGCCGCTGGTCTCAACCGACTCCGCGAACACCGCAACGCGGAGGGCCTCGGGTCCCGCGCGCTCTCCGACCTCCTGGGCTGGGGCTTCCTGGTAGGGGAGGGGGTCGTGCTGATGAAGGACGGCTCGTTCCTGGCCGCTTGGCGGTTCCGGGGCCGCGACCTCGCCTCCTCGACAGCGGGCGAGGTCGCGGCCTTGGCCGAGCACGTCAACGCCGCCGTCGCGTCCTACGGCGACGGGTGGATGGTCCATGTCGACGCCGTCCGACGCGAGGCCGTCGGGTACGCCGACCGCGAGCGGTGCCACTTCCCGGACCCCGTGAGCGCGCTCGTCGACGAGGTGCGAAGGGCGCGGTACACCGCGACCGAAGAGCACTACGAGACCGACGCCGTGCTCACGCTCACGTACACGCCGCCCGGCGCGCTCACGAAGCGGATGGAACGGGCCGTCGTCCAGGGCCGAGGCAACGACGGCCCGGACTGGGACCGGCTCCTGGGCCGGTTCGAGCGCGAGGCGCGAGACCTCGAGGGGCGCCTCGCCTCGGCGCTCCGTTTGGAGCGGTTCGGGAGCGAAGACCTCCTTCGCCACCTCCACGAGTGCCTGACCGGGCTGGGCCACGCCGTCGGCGTCCCCGGCCACGGGGCGTACCTCGACTACGCGCTCGCCGACCAGTCCTTCGTGGGCGGGTTCGAGCCGCGGATCGGCGCCAAGCACGTCCGGATCATCGCCGTCCAGGGCTACCCGAACACGACACGGCCGGGCCTGGCCGACCCGCTCACGCGGCTCCCGTTCCCGTACCGCTGGTCCGTCCGGTTCCTGCCGTTCTCGCCCGCGACGGCCTCGAAAGTGATCGGCAAGAGCCAGCTTGGATGGTTCCAAAAACGGCGCGGGGCTGGCGACTGGGCCAAGGACATGGCGTCGAAGAAGAAGCGGGAGACGACGGAGCTCGACCTCGCCTTCCAGGATGGAAACGCGACGGCGATGGTCCACGACGCCGGCGCCGCTCGGTCGGCCAACTCGGGCGGCGAGGTCCGCTTCGGGTACCTCACCGTCTGCGCCGTCGTGATGGCGGACGACGCACGAGAGGCCGACGACCGCGCGCAGGCGGTGCTGAAAGCGATTCGCGACCTCGGGTTCACCGGCCGCGTCGAGGACGTGAACGCCGTCGACGCTTTCGTCGGGAGCCTCCCCGGCCACGGGCACGCCAACCTCCGCCGTCCCGTCTTGTCGACCGAGAACGTCGTCGACGTGCTCCCGCTGACGGCCCCCTGGGGCGGGCACCGCGAGGTCCCGAGCGGACTGTTCCCCGAGGGCTCGCCGCCGCTGCTGTGGGCCAAAACCGACGGGAGCACGCCGTTTCGGCTGTGCCTCCACGAGGGCGACGTGGGACACACGCTCGTCGTCGGCGCGACGGGCGCGGGCAAGTCGGTCCTGGTGGGCCTGATCCTCGCGCAGTGGCGGCGCTACGCCGGGTCGCGGACGGTGACGTTCGACGTCGGGTACAGCCACTACGTCTCCGGCCGCGCGATGGGCGCGGCGCACTACGACCTCGCAGGCACCGTCGCCCACGACGCCGGAGACACGGAGCCCGTGGCGATGCAGCCGCTCCGAGGCGTCGACCGGCCCGACGTGCGGCTCTGGGCGGTCGACTGGCTGGAGGGGCTGGTCGAGGTTCAGGGCGAGCGGCTCTCACCCGATGAACGCGGCCGACTCGCACACGCCGTCGGCCTGCTGGCGGAGAGCCCGCCCGAGGACCGGACGCTGACGGCGCTCCTGGTCGGCCTCGGTGACGAGCGGCTCCGGGCGCTCGTGCGTCCGTACACGCTCGAAGGACCGTACGGCCAGCTCTTCGACGCCGACCGCGACTCATTCGGGTCGGGCACCCGACCCGCACGTGCGGACGTGCAAGCGGCCACCGACGGCCGCGGTGGGGGAGAGGACGCCGTCCGGCATCAGGTGGTCGAGCTCTCGCACTTGGTCGGGATGTCCGACCGCGTGCTCGTGCCTGCACTGACGTACCTGTTCCGCCGCGTCGAGGAGTCGCTCGACGGCTCGCCCACGCTCATCGTGATCGAGGAGGCGTGGGCCGCGCTCATGCACGGACGCTTCGCCGACCGGCTCCGCCAGTGGCTCTTGACGCTCCGCAAACGGAACGCGGCCGTCGTCGTCGTGGCCCATAGCCCGGCCCAGTTCCGCGACGGCGTCAAGGGCGCTCAGCTCCTCGTCGAGAGCTGCCCGACGCGGATCTTCCTGCCCAACCCCGACGCCGCCGAGCCCGACACGGCCGCGCTCTACCGCTGGCTCGGCCTCAACGACGCCGAGGTCGCCCGGCTGGCGCGGGCGCGCAAGAAGCGGGACTACTACGTCCGCTCGCCGTCGGGAGCGCGGACGTTCGACCTGGCGCTGGGACCGGTCGAGATGGCGTTCCTGGGCACGCTCCCCGGCCGCTCGGCCGACGAGACGGTCCGGGAGGCCGCCCGACTGGCGGAGACCGAGGGCGAGCGGTGGCCCGCCGAGTGGCTCCGGCTCTGTGGCCTCGACGCCGAGGCGGAAGCCGTGAGCCTGCCCTCCCCCGAGACCAGGGCTACCCCGCCTCCACCCGCGTGA
- a CDS encoding ATP-binding protein gives MIEKPSDVIDREAEWTDLQDLWARPRPDLAFAVGRRRVGKSHVLSRFARAVGGVYYQATRRTEAEQLAGLSRVVGAHLGDAALRRGSGFATWEDLFEFVAERAGDDPFLLVLDEFPYLADAAPALPSVIQKLWDHDWAGSKMKLVLSGSYVTAMERLEAADQPLYGRRTARLTFAPFGVPEASQFVPSWTSRDQLVAYGLFGHLPGHLALLDPDQTLAENAAAHLLSASGRLVDDAQHVLDAFTAEAAVHYSILEAIAGGETTWSGITNRVGRSGGSLSRPLGWLEGMGLVERAVPITEKRPDRSKRAVYRVSDPYLAFWHRVIAPLVHTGSLGLVDAEHLWEEAVEPRLDDHMGSVFEAVCRDFVGRQARRDPGALPFRPLRVGSWWDAGHREEVDVVALGGAGQLLVGEAKWGPVTERHLSTLRRRATLVEADLGGASGVHLALFTGRGEADRAVRAEADAGRILFFSADDLVAG, from the coding sequence ATGATCGAGAAGCCCTCCGACGTCATCGACCGAGAGGCCGAGTGGACGGACCTCCAGGACCTGTGGGCGCGCCCGCGTCCCGACCTCGCCTTCGCCGTCGGTCGCCGCCGCGTAGGGAAGAGCCACGTGCTCTCCCGGTTCGCCCGGGCCGTCGGCGGCGTGTATTACCAGGCCACACGGCGCACCGAGGCCGAGCAGCTCGCTGGGCTCAGCCGCGTCGTCGGCGCGCACCTGGGCGACGCCGCCCTCCGGCGCGGGAGCGGGTTCGCCACCTGGGAGGACCTGTTCGAGTTCGTGGCCGAGCGCGCCGGGGACGACCCGTTCCTCTTGGTCCTCGACGAGTTCCCCTACCTCGCCGACGCGGCCCCGGCCCTCCCGTCGGTGATCCAGAAGCTCTGGGACCACGACTGGGCAGGGAGCAAGATGAAGCTCGTCCTGAGCGGGTCGTACGTCACGGCGATGGAGCGGCTCGAAGCCGCCGACCAGCCCCTCTACGGGCGCCGCACGGCTCGGCTCACGTTCGCCCCGTTCGGCGTCCCCGAGGCGTCGCAGTTCGTCCCGTCATGGACGTCCCGCGACCAACTCGTGGCCTACGGCTTGTTCGGGCACCTCCCCGGTCACCTCGCCCTCCTCGACCCCGACCAGACGCTGGCCGAGAACGCGGCGGCGCACCTGCTCAGCGCCTCCGGACGGTTGGTGGACGACGCCCAGCACGTGCTCGACGCCTTCACCGCCGAGGCGGCCGTCCACTACTCGATCCTGGAAGCCATCGCGGGCGGCGAGACGACGTGGAGCGGGATCACGAACCGCGTCGGCCGCTCCGGCGGCTCGCTCTCACGCCCACTGGGCTGGCTAGAGGGGATGGGGTTGGTCGAGCGGGCCGTGCCCATCACCGAGAAGAGGCCGGACCGCTCGAAGCGAGCGGTCTACCGCGTCTCGGACCCGTACCTCGCGTTCTGGCACCGCGTGATCGCCCCGCTCGTCCACACCGGGAGCCTGGGTCTGGTCGACGCTGAGCACCTGTGGGAGGAGGCCGTCGAGCCTCGCCTGGACGACCACATGGGCAGCGTGTTCGAGGCCGTGTGCCGGGACTTCGTCGGGCGGCAGGCCCGTCGCGATCCGGGGGCGCTCCCCTTCCGCCCGCTCCGCGTCGGGTCCTGGTGGGACGCCGGACACCGAGAGGAGGTCGACGTGGTCGCGCTCGGCGGCGCCGGGCAACTGCTCGTCGGCGAGGCCAAGTGGGGACCCGTCACGGAGCGTCACCTCTCGACGCTCCGTCGTAGGGCCACGCTCGTCGAGGCGGACCTGGGTGGGGCGAGCGGGGTCCACCTCGCGCTGTTCACGGGGCGCGGCGAGGCGGACCGGGCGGTCCGGGCAGAGGCCGACGCGGGCCGGATCCTGTTCTTCTCAGCCGACGACCTCGTCGCTGGATAG
- a CDS encoding type IV secretion system protein has product MPTSLRRAACALAIFLVALAPAQEAKAQWAVIDPAHIAKSVWNGRKIVDQLTAQRDQLRAFRDNVQKLRSYNLRDVTGFMAAVDATLVSGAEVAYASASLPSDFYRVYTGVDVSDTRGTTDTWLSNQLDGSLGTLRSLREHAVQLQAARRDLTGFQSQIRSATTAQQIAEVQGTVQAYGVQESQLLRQVTMLQVDQQARAEASQAAQRAYATAVARDVAARSRASARLIGGRDYGSRPIL; this is encoded by the coding sequence ATGCCCACATCCCTTCGCCGGGCCGCTTGCGCCCTCGCCATCTTCCTCGTCGCCCTCGCGCCCGCCCAGGAGGCGAAGGCGCAGTGGGCCGTCATCGACCCCGCCCACATCGCCAAGAGCGTCTGGAACGGCCGGAAGATCGTCGACCAGTTGACCGCGCAGCGCGACCAGCTCCGCGCCTTCCGCGACAACGTCCAGAAGCTCCGGTCCTACAACCTCCGCGACGTGACGGGCTTCATGGCCGCCGTCGACGCCACGCTCGTCTCGGGCGCCGAGGTGGCCTACGCCTCGGCCTCGCTCCCGTCCGACTTCTACCGGGTCTACACCGGCGTCGACGTGTCCGACACGCGCGGCACGACCGACACCTGGTTGTCCAACCAACTCGACGGCTCGCTCGGGACCCTGCGGTCGCTCCGTGAGCACGCCGTCCAGCTCCAGGCCGCTCGACGTGACCTGACGGGCTTCCAGTCCCAGATCCGGTCGGCGACCACGGCCCAGCAGATCGCCGAGGTCCAGGGGACCGTCCAGGCCTACGGCGTCCAGGAGTCCCAGCTCCTCCGCCAGGTGACGATGCTCCAGGTCGACCAGCAAGCGCGGGCCGAGGCGTCGCAGGCGGCCCAACGGGCCTACGCGACGGCCGTCGCCCGCGACGTGGCCGCTCGGAGCCGGGCTTCGGCCCGCCTCATCGGCGGCCGGGACTACGGATCGCGTCCGATCCTCTAA
- a CDS encoding type IV secretion system protein, whose protein sequence is MGTRVRRCLPSSDAPTRAVGGSGVWVRAAGVAALVAFALSTEASAQAPPVLDTIVDDFRAAVDAARPGLLAIARGTFGTLAIIEIALSAILWTLREDGPYRVLTGLVVKLAWLAFAFSLIVSFDVWFPPVLNGFVAAGGTVTAGTVSPSDVLGLGTELSVEMVAAFFDGVGLLDVSVSVLVTAVLVAVAALLVLLMFALIAAVVVVVLVESFIALAVGALVLGFSAFRGTANLADRFVAYVFNLGIRLFCLFLLVAIGTDVAQGWLPIIQANPDDLGAMMAVLGGAVTFTVLVTYVPFKVSTSLTRDLSVGFEKALNSV, encoded by the coding sequence TTGGGCACCCGCGTCCGCCGTTGCCTCCCGTCCTCCGACGCGCCCACACGGGCCGTCGGAGGCTCGGGTGTTTGGGTCCGGGCGGCCGGTGTCGCGGCCCTCGTTGCGTTTGCCCTCAGCACGGAGGCGTCGGCCCAGGCGCCGCCCGTCCTCGACACGATCGTCGACGACTTCCGCGCGGCGGTCGACGCGGCCCGTCCCGGACTCCTCGCGATTGCGCGGGGGACGTTCGGGACGCTGGCGATCATCGAGATCGCGCTGTCGGCGATCCTGTGGACGCTCCGCGAGGACGGCCCCTACCGCGTCCTCACGGGGCTCGTCGTCAAGCTGGCATGGCTGGCCTTCGCGTTCAGCCTCATCGTCTCGTTCGACGTGTGGTTCCCGCCCGTCCTCAACGGGTTCGTCGCGGCAGGGGGGACGGTGACGGCCGGGACGGTAAGCCCGAGCGACGTATTGGGGCTCGGGACCGAGCTCTCGGTCGAGATGGTGGCCGCGTTCTTCGACGGCGTCGGCCTGCTCGACGTGTCCGTGAGCGTGCTGGTCACGGCCGTTCTGGTTGCCGTGGCGGCGCTCCTGGTCCTGCTGATGTTCGCGCTCATCGCAGCCGTGGTCGTGGTGGTCCTGGTCGAGTCGTTCATCGCGCTCGCCGTTGGCGCGCTCGTGCTTGGGTTCTCAGCCTTCCGGGGGACGGCCAACCTCGCCGACCGCTTCGTGGCCTACGTCTTCAACCTCGGGATCCGGCTGTTCTGCCTGTTCCTGCTCGTCGCCATCGGAACGGACGTGGCCCAGGGGTGGCTCCCCATCATCCAGGCCAACCCCGACGACCTCGGGGCCATGATGGCCGTGCTCGGCGGAGCGGTGACGTTCACCGTGCTCGTGACCTACGTCCCGTTCAAGGTCTCGACGTCGCTCACGCGCGACCTGTCGGTCGGCTTCGAGAAGGCGTTGAACTCGGTCTAG
- a CDS encoding VirB8/TrbF family protein, with amino-acid sequence MPHLFRSAPPCNGSGDGAPAGWSHERPTPPEVLRGRYEFTRQFSDLARGKRNWQWVAALSLVLLGLAVAGLVTLASQSRVVPYVVEVDRVGRAEAIVPAEAASVAEDRVVVAALSSFVSNIRTVYADPVAQRDAVYRAYAHVAGDARDFLEGYFSDPQNDPRQLGKDFRRAVEVTAVLPVPGTDQGTGRTYRVQWNETDASTQGGERERAWEGYASVTLAPPTTTEGVERNPLGVFVTDLSWSPLAGQTTRTERDTDEPEAEPEPPAERPARRPRQTVRAPDDTTPPPNSDLR; translated from the coding sequence ATGCCCCACCTTTTTCGATCTGCTCCACCTTGTAACGGCTCTGGCGACGGGGCGCCCGCCGGATGGTCGCACGAGCGGCCGACGCCGCCGGAAGTCCTCCGGGGCCGGTACGAGTTCACCCGCCAGTTCTCCGACCTCGCCCGTGGCAAGCGAAACTGGCAGTGGGTGGCCGCGCTCTCGCTCGTGCTGCTGGGGCTGGCGGTCGCCGGGCTCGTCACGCTCGCCTCCCAGAGCCGCGTCGTCCCCTACGTCGTCGAGGTCGACCGGGTGGGGCGGGCCGAGGCCATCGTGCCCGCCGAGGCCGCGTCGGTCGCCGAGGACCGCGTCGTCGTGGCCGCGCTCTCGTCGTTCGTGTCCAACATCCGCACGGTCTACGCCGACCCTGTCGCGCAGCGCGACGCCGTGTACCGGGCCTACGCCCACGTCGCCGGCGACGCCCGCGACTTCCTGGAAGGCTACTTCTCGGACCCACAGAACGACCCGCGCCAGCTCGGCAAGGACTTCCGCCGGGCCGTCGAGGTCACGGCCGTGCTCCCGGTCCCCGGCACGGACCAGGGCACAGGCCGGACGTACCGGGTCCAGTGGAACGAGACCGACGCCTCGACGCAGGGCGGCGAGCGGGAGCGGGCGTGGGAGGGCTACGCCTCGGTCACGCTCGCCCCGCCCACGACGACGGAGGGCGTCGAGCGGAACCCGCTCGGCGTGTTCGTGACCGACCTCTCGTGGAGCCCGCTCGCCGGTCAGACCACGCGTACCGAACGCGACACCGACGAGCCAGAGGCGGAGCCCGAGCCGCCCGCCGAACGCCCCGCCCGCCGTCCGCGCCAGACCGTCCGGGCGCCGGACGACACCACGCCTCCACCCAACTCAGACCTCCGATGA
- a CDS encoding TrbG/VirB9 family P-type conjugative transfer protein: MTASHTVPHRRWRLLAALAVGLFCSHAASAQEAPDALPEAASVVDFSETDSDASTAPSGQPVGDGFTEGAVIVTPGQMAEALGELVREYHRTGRAGVLRQSTVMVVPFGHSQPVLACAPLRASVVELEPGEVVMGVVAGDTERFAVEQTYTGPGGRTPLVVVKPLAYDVTTNLVVSTDRRVYHVTLDSAPRPSRTRSRGGDGEVNPQPRYARHIRFYYPDDVAADVQPGAARLAPAPSSAGVLNANAPASLDDLHFDYQVTGDPDLVAAVERVFDDGVHAYVKLSRQAVRGGEVPVLYAIGPGGDREVLNYAYRGGYYVTDRAVREAELVLGATVRTGFLGLGGRRQIERTARLLRLD, translated from the coding sequence ATGACCGCCTCTCACACCGTCCCACACCGCCGCTGGCGGCTCCTCGCCGCGCTCGCCGTCGGCCTCTTCTGCTCCCACGCGGCCTCCGCGCAGGAGGCCCCAGACGCGCTCCCCGAGGCGGCGTCCGTCGTCGACTTCTCGGAGACCGACTCGGACGCTTCCACGGCCCCGAGCGGCCAGCCGGTCGGGGACGGGTTTACCGAGGGGGCCGTCATCGTCACGCCGGGCCAGATGGCGGAGGCGCTCGGCGAGCTCGTCCGCGAGTACCACCGGACGGGGCGCGCGGGCGTGCTCCGCCAGTCGACGGTGATGGTGGTCCCGTTCGGGCACAGCCAACCGGTCCTGGCCTGCGCCCCGCTCCGGGCGTCCGTCGTCGAGCTCGAACCGGGCGAGGTGGTGATGGGCGTCGTCGCGGGCGACACCGAGCGGTTCGCCGTCGAGCAGACGTACACCGGACCGGGCGGTCGGACGCCGCTCGTGGTCGTCAAGCCGCTGGCGTACGACGTGACGACGAACCTCGTGGTCTCGACCGACCGCCGGGTCTACCACGTCACGCTGGACTCGGCCCCGCGCCCGTCGCGGACCCGGAGCAGGGGAGGGGACGGCGAGGTCAACCCGCAGCCCCGCTACGCCCGGCACATCCGGTTCTACTACCCCGACGACGTCGCGGCCGACGTCCAGCCCGGCGCTGCGCGTCTCGCCCCCGCCCCGAGCTCGGCGGGCGTCCTCAACGCCAATGCGCCCGCCTCGCTCGACGACCTCCACTTCGACTACCAGGTCACGGGCGACCCCGACTTGGTGGCCGCCGTCGAGCGCGTGTTCGACGACGGCGTCCACGCCTACGTCAAGCTCAGTCGCCAGGCCGTGCGCGGCGGCGAGGTGCCGGTCCTCTACGCCATCGGACCGGGCGGCGACCGCGAGGTGCTCAACTACGCCTACCGCGGCGGCTACTACGTGACCGACCGGGCCGTCCGCGAGGCCGAGCTCGTGCTCGGGGCGACGGTCCGCACCGGGTTCCTCGGGCTCGGCGGGCGCCGCCAGATCGAGCGGACCGCCCGCCTCCTCCGCCTCGACTGA
- a CDS encoding TrbI/VirB10 family protein, which yields MSHDDSLPTGADDDAPFDDRVSFAVDPPGAPGAADDPLNTPTETEFVGLVLPPNERPADDGLAEEPLDDGRYAPVRVDRRVVLAGLLIAGASVLLLLVLFSGSDDAGPGADVPRPTTAAPEFIERQTDDGLGSPEAQPPVYGDALVGGDYAMVDPYADPYAGSPSTDYGATRPTPAPVSASGGAGRNPALSRRSGRDVDPQEASFERAIGSPLLVGTGAPVRPQGDGRPELPEGLSPEAEQEIYELQAIAAALAPPSMSTGAPPTGSPTPYAASGPVTVGIPAPQQPTNASGRPGAGSREAFRERTSALGSTAYAVRAERPQHDLVLSAGTVVPAALVTGISSELPGAVVAQVTRNVYDSRNQRDVLIPAGSRLVGEYDDQVAYGQNRALVAWTRLLFPDGRSVSLPGLPTQDLRGQAGLRDRVDRHTGRLFGSAVMLAAVGAGVELAAPSDGGAFGSESPQETVARQIAIELSRVATEVVRRDLDVQPTVTIRPGFRFYVFLARDLAFAAPYRDRADVGRFSRAASR from the coding sequence ATGTCGCACGACGACTCCCTCCCGACTGGCGCCGACGACGACGCCCCGTTCGACGACCGCGTCTCGTTCGCCGTTGATCCGCCTGGCGCTCCCGGTGCGGCGGACGACCCCTTAAATACGCCCACCGAGACCGAGTTCGTCGGCCTGGTACTCCCGCCGAACGAGCGGCCAGCGGACGACGGCCTCGCTGAGGAGCCGCTGGACGACGGGCGGTACGCCCCCGTCCGCGTGGACCGACGTGTCGTGCTGGCGGGGCTTTTGATCGCTGGCGCCTCGGTGCTGCTCTTGCTCGTCCTGTTCTCGGGCAGCGACGACGCGGGTCCGGGTGCTGACGTGCCCCGCCCGACGACGGCCGCGCCCGAGTTCATCGAGCGGCAGACCGACGACGGGCTCGGCTCGCCAGAGGCCCAGCCGCCTGTCTACGGCGACGCCCTCGTGGGCGGGGACTACGCGATGGTTGATCCGTACGCGGACCCGTATGCCGGGTCGCCCTCGACCGACTACGGGGCTACACGGCCTACCCCTGCGCCTGTCAGCGCGAGCGGAGGGGCTGGCCGGAATCCGGCGCTGTCTCGGCGCTCGGGCCGCGACGTAGACCCCCAGGAGGCTTCGTTCGAGCGCGCCATCGGCTCGCCGCTGCTCGTCGGCACGGGTGCGCCGGTCCGCCCGCAGGGAGACGGTCGGCCGGAGCTTCCCGAGGGCCTGAGCCCGGAGGCCGAGCAGGAGATCTACGAGCTCCAAGCGATCGCGGCGGCGCTGGCCCCGCCGTCGATGAGCACAGGGGCGCCTCCGACCGGCAGTCCGACCCCGTACGCCGCCAGCGGGCCGGTCACTGTGGGCATCCCAGCGCCGCAGCAGCCCACAAACGCCTCAGGCCGTCCGGGGGCGGGCTCGCGCGAGGCGTTCCGCGAACGGACCTCAGCGCTTGGCTCGACGGCCTACGCCGTCCGTGCCGAGCGGCCCCAGCACGACTTGGTGCTGAGTGCGGGGACCGTGGTCCCGGCCGCGCTCGTGACCGGGATCAGCTCCGAGCTTCCCGGTGCCGTCGTGGCCCAAGTGACCCGGAACGTCTACGACAGCCGAAACCAGCGCGACGTGCTGATCCCGGCGGGCTCCCGCCTGGTCGGCGAGTACGACGACCAGGTGGCCTACGGTCAGAACCGGGCGCTCGTGGCGTGGACCCGGCTCCTCTTCCCGGACGGGCGGAGCGTGTCGCTGCCGGGCCTCCCCACACAGGACCTTCGGGGGCAGGCTGGGCTGCGCGACCGCGTAGACCGGCACACGGGCCGACTCTTCGGCTCGGCCGTGATGCTGGCCGCCGTCGGCGCGGGCGTCGAGCTCGCGGCCCCGTCGGACGGGGGTGCCTTCGGGAGCGAGAGCCCACAGGAGACGGTGGCCCGCCAGATCGCCATCGAGCTGTCCCGCGTGGCGACCGAGGTCGTCCGCCGCGACCTCGACGTGCAACCGACGGTCACGATCCGTCCGGGCTTCCGGTTCTACGTGTTTCTTGCCCGCGACCTCGCCTTCGCGGCCCCGTACCGCGATCGGGCCGACGTCGGGCGGTTCTCCCGCGCGGCGTCCCGCTGA